Proteins encoded together in one Synechococcus sp. A15-62 window:
- the psbP gene encoding photosystem II reaction center PsbP, which translates to MARGLIAPLMQLLQSLSRVILCGVLALVLGACAAGPTAGLQSYQSPDGRFAFLYPTGWTEVQVSNGPRVVFHDLIHSDETVSLMINKVNEDNELSELGSAVAVGERLRREVIATAGSGRTAELVEAQEREVNGHTFYDLEYAVHLEDRDRHELATVVVDRGRLYTLATSVNEDRWGKVGDLCSRVVRSLTLLI; encoded by the coding sequence ATGGCCCGTGGATTGATCGCCCCGCTGATGCAGCTCCTCCAGTCTCTGAGTCGCGTGATCCTTTGCGGCGTCCTGGCACTGGTGCTGGGGGCCTGCGCAGCAGGACCGACGGCAGGGCTGCAGTCGTACCAAAGCCCGGATGGCCGTTTCGCCTTCCTCTATCCCACCGGTTGGACCGAGGTGCAGGTGAGCAACGGCCCCCGTGTGGTGTTTCACGACCTGATCCACAGCGATGAAACCGTGAGCCTGATGATCAACAAGGTGAACGAAGACAACGAGCTGAGTGAACTGGGCAGCGCCGTGGCCGTTGGCGAGCGCCTGCGCCGTGAGGTGATCGCCACCGCCGGCAGCGGCCGCACCGCTGAGCTGGTGGAAGCACAGGAACGTGAGGTGAATGGCCACACCTTCTACGACCTGGAATACGCCGTGCACTTAGAAGACCGAGACCGCCACGAGCTGGCGACCGTGGTGGTGGATCGGGGCCGGCTCTACACCCTGGCCACCAGCGTCAACGAAGACCGCTGGGGCAAGGTTGGCGACCTCTGCAGCCGGGTGGTGCGCTCACTGACCCTGCTGATCTGA
- a CDS encoding DEAD/DEAH box helicase, with protein MTEQQQQRDDSACAVDLSASDLPEANSNAEVFTTTITSAEPESGFAGFGFSEALLRTLADKGYSEPSPIQKAAFPELMLGRDLVGQAQTGTGKTAAFALPLLERLESGQKTPQALVLAPTRELAMQVAESFKAYSAGHPHLKVLAVYGGTDFRSQISALRRGVDVVVGTPGRVMDHMRQGTLDTSGLRSLVLDEADEMLRMGFIDDVEWILDQLPEQRQVVLFSATMPPEIRRLSKRYLKDPAEVTIRTKDQEGKRIRQRSITVPMPHKLEALQRVLDACGGEGVIIFARTKAITLTVAETLEAGGHQVAVLNGDVPQNQRERTVERLRSGSVDILVATDVAARGLDVERIGLVINYDMPFDSEAYVHRIGRTGRAGRTGEAVLFVTPRERRFIRNLERATGQPIEAMEVPGNTAINQGRLDRLRKRLSDAAQSQRPDADEAALLQELMQRVATELELSPEQLAMAALNLAIGPDALLRKGDDDWIQNTRRNDRDRDRNSGDRRERRERPVRAPEENMQRYRVEVGHRDRVKPGNLVGAIAGETGLQGRMIGRIQIFDNHSLVDLPKGMPEDVFNSLQRLRVMNRELQISKAS; from the coding sequence ATGACTGAACAGCAACAGCAGCGCGACGATTCCGCCTGCGCAGTGGATCTTTCTGCATCCGACCTGCCGGAAGCCAACTCCAATGCTGAGGTGTTCACCACAACCATCACATCGGCTGAACCGGAATCCGGTTTTGCCGGTTTTGGGTTCAGTGAGGCCCTGCTCCGCACCCTGGCGGACAAGGGATACAGCGAACCTTCCCCCATTCAGAAGGCGGCCTTCCCCGAGCTGATGCTCGGCCGCGATCTGGTGGGTCAGGCCCAGACCGGCACCGGTAAAACAGCAGCGTTTGCGTTGCCGTTGCTCGAGCGTCTGGAAAGCGGCCAGAAAACACCCCAGGCTCTCGTTCTCGCCCCCACACGGGAGCTGGCGATGCAGGTGGCCGAATCGTTCAAGGCCTATTCCGCCGGCCATCCCCATCTGAAGGTGCTGGCGGTGTACGGCGGCACGGATTTCCGCTCCCAGATCAGTGCTCTCAGGCGTGGTGTGGATGTGGTGGTGGGTACCCCAGGCCGGGTGATGGACCACATGCGTCAGGGCACGCTCGACACCAGTGGTCTGCGCAGCCTGGTGCTCGATGAAGCGGACGAAATGCTCCGCATGGGCTTCATCGACGATGTGGAGTGGATCCTCGATCAGCTTCCTGAGCAGCGTCAGGTGGTGCTGTTCTCAGCGACGATGCCTCCGGAGATCCGTCGTCTGTCCAAGCGTTATCTCAAGGACCCTGCTGAGGTCACGATCCGCACCAAGGATCAGGAAGGCAAGCGGATCCGCCAGCGCTCGATCACGGTGCCGATGCCGCACAAGCTCGAAGCTCTGCAAAGGGTTCTCGACGCCTGTGGTGGTGAGGGTGTGATCATCTTCGCCCGCACCAAGGCGATCACCCTGACCGTGGCTGAAACCCTTGAGGCAGGCGGTCATCAGGTGGCGGTGCTCAATGGCGACGTTCCCCAGAACCAACGGGAACGCACCGTGGAGCGGTTGCGCAGTGGATCGGTCGACATCCTTGTGGCCACCGACGTTGCGGCGCGGGGTCTTGATGTGGAGCGCATCGGCCTGGTGATCAACTACGACATGCCGTTCGACAGCGAGGCCTACGTGCACCGCATCGGCCGGACGGGCCGGGCTGGACGCACCGGCGAAGCGGTTCTGTTCGTGACCCCACGGGAACGGCGCTTCATCCGCAACCTCGAGCGGGCCACGGGGCAGCCGATCGAAGCGATGGAGGTGCCCGGCAACACGGCCATCAACCAGGGACGGCTCGACCGCCTGCGCAAACGTTTGAGTGATGCAGCCCAATCTCAACGCCCTGATGCCGATGAAGCGGCCTTGCTTCAGGAGTTGATGCAGCGGGTGGCCACGGAACTCGAGCTCAGCCCCGAGCAGCTGGCCATGGCAGCACTGAACCTGGCGATCGGACCCGATGCGCTGCTGCGCAAGGGTGACGACGACTGGATTCAGAACACCCGCCGCAACGACCGCGACCGCGATCGAAATTCAGGAGACCGCCGTGAGCGGCGCGAGCGTCCGGTACGGGCACCTGAGGAGAACATGCAGCGTTACCGCGTTGAGGTGGGTCACCGCGATCGGGTCAAACCCGGCAATCTGGTGGGCGCTATCGCCGGCGAGACAGGACTACAGGGCCGGATGATCGGTCGCATCCAGATCTTTGACAATCACAGCCTGGTGGATCTTCCCAAGGGCATGCCGGAGGATGTGTTCAACAGCCTTCAACGCCTGCGCGTGATGAACCGCGAACTGCAAATCAGCAAGGCCTCTTGA
- a CDS encoding cation:proton antiporter, giving the protein MAMQASISHVMHHPLGVFSLLVAISAAVPPLIRRLGLPDLVGLLAAGVVVGPHALNWVDSSSETVRLLSDLGAVYLLFTMGLEIDLEEFNRVKRRSFIYGLLILLIGVGTGVSIGLMAGFASVSCLLLGALMATHTPLGYPIVRSYGAQKDESVVVSVGSTIFTDIVALLLLAVGLGLGQGSLSGLGLGLLLLKIGGFALVVVIGIRWLGRRLVLRGISDENRMVLAVLVALFLASLGAELAGVEKIVGAFLAGLAVNSVLPEGRVKEQLIFVGGVLFIPIFFIDLGLLLDLGSLGDSLGNFQFTALMLVGAIGGKGLASWLSGRLFGYRRAQILMMWSLTMPKVAATLATAFIGYQAGLLNQTVLNSVLAVMVVTATLGPILTEQSVTRLKDPRPDAVPVSFGEEAAVLDGVNEVVQRPLRIVVPVANPSTEKGLLSMAARLVQGSSGAEGLLLPLAMVNPSLEEMRGGLNRAVAAARGRLSTAESIGAQLAVPTRSLLRLDEDIAGGMSRTALEQAADLLLIGAARSDQLRAWLMGDIVDGVCRTAHCPVVVVNLGRETDSGLGRILVPIKDLSASAREQFELALRVINSAPEDQRVRITLLHVHDPRFSGQDRHWMEQQLIRWRPPGIPEERFHIVIVRGPGIDGAIHRLSREHDLVILRTQRRRVAGLPIPGSDRTSKLIRQLPCASMVISDPLV; this is encoded by the coding sequence ATGGCCATGCAGGCCTCGATCAGCCATGTCATGCATCACCCCCTCGGGGTGTTTTCACTGTTGGTGGCGATCAGTGCGGCGGTGCCGCCGCTGATCCGGCGGCTGGGTCTGCCCGATCTGGTGGGCTTGCTGGCGGCTGGCGTGGTGGTGGGTCCCCACGCTTTGAACTGGGTCGACAGCAGCAGCGAAACGGTGCGGCTCCTCTCCGATCTCGGGGCGGTGTATCTGCTGTTCACGATGGGTCTTGAGATTGACCTCGAGGAGTTCAACCGGGTCAAGCGCCGCTCGTTCATCTATGGCCTGCTGATCCTGTTGATCGGCGTGGGCACGGGCGTGTCCATCGGCCTGATGGCGGGCTTCGCCTCGGTGTCGTGCCTGTTGCTCGGTGCCCTGATGGCCACCCACACCCCTTTGGGCTATCCGATCGTGCGCAGTTACGGCGCCCAGAAGGATGAGTCGGTGGTGGTGAGCGTGGGCAGCACGATCTTCACCGACATCGTGGCCCTGCTGCTCCTGGCGGTGGGGCTGGGGCTGGGCCAGGGCAGCCTCAGCGGACTGGGCCTGGGCCTGCTGCTGCTCAAGATCGGTGGCTTCGCTCTGGTGGTGGTGATCGGCATCCGCTGGCTCGGCCGGCGCCTGGTGCTGCGGGGCATCAGCGATGAAAACCGGATGGTGCTCGCTGTTCTGGTGGCCCTGTTCCTGGCGTCCCTGGGGGCTGAGCTGGCCGGCGTCGAGAAGATTGTCGGCGCCTTTCTGGCTGGTCTGGCGGTGAATTCCGTGCTGCCCGAGGGCCGGGTGAAGGAACAGTTGATTTTTGTGGGTGGGGTGTTGTTCATCCCGATCTTCTTCATCGATCTGGGATTGCTGCTGGATCTGGGCAGCCTTGGCGACAGCTTGGGCAACTTTCAGTTCACCGCGCTGATGCTGGTGGGGGCCATCGGCGGCAAGGGTCTGGCGTCCTGGCTCAGCGGACGGCTGTTCGGTTACCGCCGCGCCCAGATCCTGATGATGTGGTCGCTGACGATGCCCAAGGTGGCGGCGACCCTGGCCACGGCCTTCATCGGCTACCAGGCGGGTCTGCTCAATCAGACCGTGCTCAACAGCGTGCTGGCGGTGATGGTGGTGACGGCCACTCTTGGGCCGATCCTCACCGAGCAATCGGTGACACGGCTCAAGGATCCCAGGCCTGATGCGGTGCCGGTCAGCTTCGGTGAGGAGGCGGCGGTGCTGGATGGCGTCAATGAGGTGGTGCAGCGCCCCCTGCGCATCGTGGTGCCGGTGGCCAACCCCAGCACTGAGAAGGGATTGTTGAGCATGGCGGCCCGCCTGGTGCAGGGCTCATCGGGGGCTGAAGGGTTGCTGCTTCCCCTGGCAATGGTGAATCCCAGCCTCGAAGAGATGCGCGGTGGGTTGAACCGGGCCGTTGCCGCAGCGCGCGGACGCCTCAGCACAGCGGAGAGCATCGGTGCCCAGTTGGCGGTGCCCACCCGCAGCCTGCTGCGGCTGGATGAAGACATCGCCGGTGGCATGAGCCGCACGGCCTTGGAACAGGCTGCGGATCTGTTGCTGATCGGTGCAGCCCGCAGCGATCAACTCCGGGCCTGGCTGATGGGCGACATCGTCGATGGGGTTTGCCGCACGGCCCACTGCCCGGTGGTGGTGGTGAATCTGGGCCGTGAGACCGATAGCGGCCTGGGCCGGATCCTTGTTCCGATCAAAGACCTCTCCGCCAGCGCCCGCGAGCAGTTTGAACTGGCGCTGCGGGTGATCAATTCAGCCCCGGAGGATCAGCGCGTCCGGATCACCCTGCTGCATGTGCACGATCCCCGCTTCAGCGGGCAGGACCGTCATTGGATGGAACAGCAGTTGATCCGCTGGCGCCCGCCGGGCATCCCTGAGGAGCGGTTTCACATCGTGATCGTGCGGGGGCCCGGCATCGATGGGGCCATTCATCGCCTCAGCCGCGAACACGACCTGGTGATCCTGCGCACCCAGCGCAGGCGGGTGGCCGGTCTGCCGATTCCCGGCAGTGATCGCACCAGCAAATTGATCCGCCAGCTGCCCTGCGCCTCGATGGTGATCAGCGACCCCTTGGTTTAA
- a CDS encoding DUF952 domain-containing protein, translating to MLPILYSFRRCPYAMRARWALLEAGLLVQWREIALKAKPAEMLAVSPKGTVPVLVLPDGSVIEESLGVMHWALDQADPRELHNGGDASALIEQNDGAFKHHLDRFKYTDRYPGTNKDEQRAAGLAILQKWNQRIADLGWLLGTHCSLADAALWPFVRQWRIADPEGFDNDNSLEALRHWLQRFLEDPRFERLMQRADPWSAGGQQHHFPADAVAVPLDQPLFHLALKTDWQAAQVSGSYRISTRGMTLEQVGFIHCSWQEQVQATFERFYADAGEVLLLEIDPAAVNAPLRADAIPTGELFPHLYGPLPLTAVRSVGSMPAAA from the coding sequence GTGCTGCCGATCCTCTACAGCTTTCGACGCTGCCCTTACGCCATGCGCGCCCGCTGGGCTCTGCTGGAGGCAGGACTATTGGTGCAGTGGCGGGAGATCGCACTGAAGGCCAAACCGGCAGAGATGTTGGCGGTTTCCCCCAAGGGCACGGTGCCCGTGTTGGTGCTGCCGGATGGCAGCGTAATCGAGGAAAGCCTGGGGGTAATGCACTGGGCCCTGGATCAGGCGGACCCTCGCGAGCTGCACAACGGCGGCGACGCCTCAGCGCTGATCGAGCAGAACGACGGCGCGTTCAAACATCATCTCGACCGCTTCAAGTACACCGACCGCTACCCCGGCACCAACAAAGACGAGCAACGCGCCGCTGGCCTGGCCATCCTTCAGAAGTGGAACCAGAGGATCGCTGATCTGGGCTGGTTGCTGGGCACACACTGCTCGCTGGCCGATGCCGCCCTCTGGCCGTTCGTGCGGCAGTGGCGCATCGCCGATCCCGAGGGATTCGACAACGACAACAGCCTGGAAGCCCTGCGCCACTGGCTCCAGCGTTTCCTCGAGGATCCCCGCTTCGAACGGCTGATGCAGCGGGCCGACCCCTGGAGTGCCGGGGGGCAACAACACCACTTCCCTGCCGATGCCGTGGCGGTGCCCCTGGATCAGCCGCTGTTTCACCTGGCTCTCAAAACCGACTGGCAGGCCGCCCAGGTCAGCGGCAGCTACCGCATCTCCACCCGGGGGATGACGTTGGAGCAGGTGGGCTTCATCCACTGCTCCTGGCAGGAGCAGGTGCAGGCCACCTTTGAGCGCTTTTATGCCGACGCCGGCGAGGTGCTGCTGCTGGAGATTGATCCCGCGGCCGTGAACGCCCCGCTGCGGGCCGATGCCATCCCCACTGGCGAACTGTTCCCCCATCTCTACGGGCCGCTGCCCCTGACGGCAGTGCGCTCGGTCGGCAGCATGCCCGCGGCAGCATGA
- a CDS encoding phosphomannose isomerase type II C-terminal cupin domain, with protein MRVERPWGWYETLTQGDNYLVKRLLVHAGQQLSLQRHRHRSESWTVVSGSGALLCGETWHAASAGVMLSIPCGAVHRARADGSDLLILEVQHGDDLREDDIERLQDDYGRVIT; from the coding sequence ATGCGGGTTGAGCGTCCCTGGGGCTGGTACGAAACGTTGACCCAGGGGGACAACTATTTGGTCAAACGCCTGCTGGTTCATGCCGGGCAGCAGTTGTCCCTGCAGCGGCATCGTCATCGCAGCGAAAGTTGGACCGTGGTGTCGGGTTCGGGGGCTCTGCTCTGCGGTGAGACATGGCACGCGGCCAGCGCGGGCGTCATGCTCTCGATCCCCTGCGGCGCTGTGCATCGCGCCCGTGCAGACGGTTCAGATCTGCTGATTCTGGAAGTTCAGCACGGTGATGATCTGCGGGAAGACGACATCGAACGGCTGCAGGATGATTACGGCCGGGTGATAACTTGA
- a CDS encoding RNA-binding protein: MTIYIGNLSFQAEQEHLFDLFSEYGEVKNCSLPLDRETGRKRGFAFVEMVNDADEQKAIDDLQDVEWMGRMIRVSKATPRERSGGPRGGGGGYRG, translated from the coding sequence ATGACCATCTACATCGGCAATCTTTCGTTCCAGGCGGAGCAGGAGCACCTCTTCGATCTCTTCAGTGAGTACGGCGAGGTCAAGAACTGCAGCCTGCCCCTGGACCGTGAGACCGGCCGCAAACGCGGTTTCGCTTTCGTCGAGATGGTCAACGATGCCGATGAGCAGAAAGCCATCGACGACCTTCAGGACGTGGAGTGGATGGGCCGGATGATCCGCGTCAGCAAAGCCACCCCCCGGGAGCGCTCCGGCGGCCCCCGTGGTGGTGGCGGCGGTTACCGCGGCTGA
- the recR gene encoding recombination mediator RecR, which yields MARLIDQFERLPGIGPRTAQRLALHLLNQPQEQIHQFADALLAARAQVGQCQTCFHLSADPECEICRNPERRNGVICVVADSRDLLALERTREFQGRYHVLGGLISPMDGIGPELLHVTELVQRITNEEISEVILALTPSVEGDTTSLYLGRLLKPFCSVSRIAYGLPMGSELEYADEVTLSRALEGRRPL from the coding sequence TTGGCCCGGCTGATTGATCAGTTCGAGCGTCTGCCTGGCATCGGCCCGCGCACGGCCCAGCGGCTTGCGCTGCACCTGTTGAACCAACCGCAGGAGCAGATCCATCAGTTCGCAGATGCTCTGTTGGCGGCCCGCGCCCAGGTGGGTCAGTGCCAGACCTGCTTCCACCTCTCCGCGGATCCCGAATGTGAGATCTGCCGCAATCCCGAGCGCCGCAACGGCGTGATCTGCGTCGTGGCCGATTCCCGCGATCTTCTGGCGCTGGAGCGCACCCGTGAATTTCAGGGGCGCTACCACGTGCTCGGTGGACTGATCTCACCCATGGACGGCATCGGCCCGGAGTTGCTGCACGTCACCGAATTGGTGCAGCGCATCACCAACGAGGAGATCAGTGAGGTGATCCTGGCCCTCACCCCCAGCGTGGAAGGGGACACCACCAGCTTGTATCTGGGGCGGTTGCTCAAGCCCTTCTGTTCGGTGAGCAGGATCGCCTATGGCCTGCCGATGGGCAGTGAACTGGAATACGCCGACGAGGTCACCCTCAGCCGCGCCCTGGAGGGGCGCCGGCCGCTATGA
- a CDS encoding ABC transporter ATP-binding protein, with product MRLLGHLAPQRRLVVAAVTCSLLNKLFDLAPPILIGLAVDVVLLKEQSVLAGFGLKTAGQQLWGLALLTFVIWAAESLFEYLYDVLWRNLAQTTQHSLRLEAYDHLQKLELAFFEQDSTGRLMAVLNDDINQLERFLDRGANQILQLITTVLVVGIGMAMVAPEVALFAYLPIPVILWGSLHFQRQLAPRYREVRARVGDLSSRLANNLGGMLTIKSFTAEALELERLRAESLAYRQSNARAIRLSAAFIPLIRFAILFAFLAILLIGGFKALAGELPVATYSVLVFITQRLLWPLTAIGRTLDEYQRSMASTQRVLDLIDTPVLIQGGTVPVDPQRLRGEIRFEAVDFGYAGRATLLQGFDLTVPAGSTLGIVGATGSGKSTVVKLLLRLYERDGGRICLDGVPIDRLQLQDLRRCIALVSQDVYLFHGTVADNIAYGVADPDPLAIEQAARLAEAAGFIDALPQGYDTLVGERGQRLSGGQRQRIALARAILKDAPVLVLDEATAAVDNDTEAAIQRSLAQITQQRTTVVIAHRLSTVRYADWIVVMDQGRIVEQGCHDSLVAQGGIYTNLWQVQAGEGVIAS from the coding sequence ATGCGGTTGTTGGGCCATCTGGCGCCCCAACGCCGCCTGGTGGTTGCAGCGGTGACCTGCTCCCTGCTCAACAAGCTGTTCGATCTGGCGCCGCCGATCTTGATCGGCTTGGCGGTGGATGTGGTGTTGCTCAAGGAGCAGTCCGTGCTGGCGGGTTTCGGGCTCAAGACCGCCGGCCAGCAACTGTGGGGTCTGGCCCTGCTCACCTTTGTGATCTGGGCGGCGGAGTCGCTGTTCGAGTACCTCTACGACGTGCTCTGGCGCAACCTGGCGCAAACCACCCAGCACAGCCTGAGGCTCGAGGCCTACGACCATCTGCAGAAGCTGGAGCTGGCCTTTTTCGAGCAGGACAGCACCGGCCGCCTGATGGCGGTGCTCAATGACGACATCAACCAGCTCGAACGGTTTCTGGATCGGGGTGCCAATCAGATCCTGCAGTTGATCACCACCGTGCTGGTGGTGGGCATTGGCATGGCGATGGTGGCGCCGGAGGTGGCGCTGTTCGCCTACCTGCCGATCCCGGTGATTCTCTGGGGTTCGCTGCATTTCCAGCGCCAGCTGGCGCCGCGCTACCGGGAGGTGCGGGCCCGGGTGGGCGATCTCTCCTCCCGGCTCGCCAACAACCTGGGGGGGATGCTCACGATCAAGAGCTTCACCGCTGAAGCTCTTGAACTGGAGCGCCTGCGGGCGGAAAGCCTGGCCTACCGCCAGAGCAATGCCCGGGCGATTCGTCTCTCGGCGGCCTTCATCCCCTTGATTCGCTTCGCGATTTTGTTCGCCTTCCTGGCGATCCTGTTGATCGGTGGGTTCAAGGCTCTGGCCGGTGAACTGCCGGTGGCCACCTACAGCGTTCTGGTGTTCATCACCCAGCGGCTGCTCTGGCCGTTAACCGCCATAGGCCGAACGCTGGATGAATACCAGCGCTCGATGGCCTCCACGCAACGGGTGCTTGATCTGATTGACACGCCAGTGTTGATCCAGGGAGGAACGGTGCCGGTGGATCCGCAGCGGCTGCGGGGTGAGATTCGCTTTGAAGCGGTGGATTTCGGCTATGCCGGTCGAGCAACGCTGCTGCAGGGCTTCGATCTCACCGTGCCGGCGGGATCGACCCTTGGCATCGTCGGGGCAACGGGCTCCGGCAAGAGCACCGTGGTGAAGCTGCTCTTGCGGCTGTACGAGCGTGATGGCGGACGCATCTGCCTGGATGGGGTCCCCATCGACAGGCTGCAGCTGCAGGACCTGCGCCGCTGCATCGCCCTGGTGAGTCAGGACGTCTACCTCTTCCACGGCACCGTGGCCGACAACATCGCCTATGGGGTCGCGGATCCCGATCCGCTGGCGATTGAGCAGGCCGCTCGCCTGGCGGAAGCCGCTGGCTTCATCGACGCCTTGCCCCAGGGGTACGACACCCTGGTGGGGGAGCGGGGGCAGCGCCTCTCGGGCGGACAACGCCAGCGCATCGCCCTGGCCCGCGCCATCCTCAAGGATGCACCGGTGCTGGTGCTTGATGAAGCCACTGCAGCAGTGGACAACGACACCGAAGCCGCGATTCAGCGCTCCTTGGCGCAGATCACCCAGCAGCGCACCACCGTGGTGATCGCCCACCGGCTCAGCACGGTTCGCTATGCCGACTGGATTGTGGTGATGGACCAGGGCCGGATTGTGGAGCAGGGTTGCCACGACAGCCTGGTGGCCCAGGGCGGCATCTACACCAACCTCTGGCAGGTGCAGGCCGGCGAAGGGGTTATCGCTTCCTGA
- a CDS encoding LCP family protein, with amino-acid sequence MPQAPPAKASSVAMNWPVAAAVVAGLSGGLILSVPLSRLITAPSSTEDESFALPQPAPLANPFAGWTGFGAREVVVLGRDRSGSNTDVIFTVRVDGTTTSITQIPRDSYIDAEGFGGIKLNALMAYGGVEAVERELSRLMNRPIRHHIVVRLDALETLANLVGGIEVDVPKRLYYVDRSQNLVIDLQPGPQLLKGKDLEGFLRWRNDGRGDFGRLERQQLALKGLFEQMKQPQNLIRLPALITAAGQALQTDLGPMELGGLITAMGTTDLQASSLKAVPFNADGISYLDTEWPATSSSGTDAREAGEGGFRFLF; translated from the coding sequence ATGCCACAAGCCCCCCCTGCTAAGGCGTCCTCCGTGGCCATGAACTGGCCGGTGGCTGCTGCTGTGGTGGCGGGTCTCAGCGGCGGTCTGATCCTCTCGGTTCCCCTGAGCCGGTTGATCACAGCGCCATCCAGCACGGAAGATGAATCCTTCGCGTTGCCTCAACCCGCGCCGCTGGCCAACCCGTTTGCTGGCTGGACCGGCTTCGGGGCCAGGGAGGTGGTGGTGCTGGGCCGGGACCGCTCCGGCAGCAACACCGATGTGATCTTCACGGTGCGGGTGGATGGCACCACCACGTCGATCACCCAGATCCCCCGCGACAGCTACATCGATGCCGAGGGCTTCGGTGGCATCAAGCTCAATGCGTTGATGGCCTACGGCGGAGTGGAGGCGGTGGAGCGGGAGTTGTCCCGCCTGATGAACCGCCCGATCCGCCACCACATCGTGGTGCGCCTGGATGCGCTTGAAACTCTGGCCAACCTGGTGGGAGGCATCGAAGTGGACGTTCCCAAGCGCCTGTATTACGTCGATCGCAGCCAGAACCTGGTGATTGATCTGCAGCCAGGCCCCCAGCTGTTGAAGGGCAAGGATCTGGAGGGTTTTCTGCGTTGGCGCAACGATGGCCGCGGCGATTTCGGCCGGCTGGAACGGCAGCAGCTGGCCTTGAAGGGGCTGTTTGAGCAGATGAAACAACCGCAGAATCTGATCCGCCTGCCGGCGTTGATCACCGCTGCGGGCCAGGCCTTGCAGACGGATCTGGGGCCGATGGAACTGGGTGGATTGATCACCGCCATGGGCACCACCGATCTACAGGCTTCCAGCCTGAAGGCTGTTCCGTTCAATGCCGATGGCATCAGCTACTTGGACACGGAGTGGCCGGCGACGTCGAGCAGTGGCACCGATGCCCGTGAAGCCGGTGAGGGGGGCTTCCGGTTCTTGTTCTGA
- the lipA gene encoding lipoyl synthase, protein MSKYSAIPPVERLPDWLRRPIGNASELERVQGLVKQNRLHTICEEGRCPNRGECYAAGTATFLLGGSICTRSCAFCQVDKGQAPMPVDAAEAERVADAVEAMQLRYVVLTAVARDDLADHGASLFTSTMAAIRARNPLIALEVLTPDFWGGVADHAQALAAQRQRLATVLAAQPVCFNHNLETVQRLQGEVRRGATYERSLGLLAAARELAPEIPTKSGLMLGLGESREEVIATLHDLRSVDCQRITLGQYLRPSLEHIPVARYWTPQEFDALADVARELGFAQVRSGPLVRSSYHAAD, encoded by the coding sequence ATGAGCAAGTACAGCGCCATCCCTCCGGTCGAGCGATTGCCGGACTGGCTGCGGCGACCGATCGGCAACGCCTCGGAGTTGGAGCGGGTGCAGGGGCTGGTGAAGCAGAACCGCCTGCACACCATCTGTGAGGAGGGGCGCTGCCCCAACCGCGGCGAGTGTTATGCCGCCGGAACGGCGACGTTTCTTTTGGGTGGCTCGATCTGCACCCGCAGCTGTGCCTTCTGCCAGGTGGACAAGGGCCAGGCCCCGATGCCGGTGGATGCCGCCGAAGCCGAGCGGGTGGCCGATGCGGTGGAGGCGATGCAGCTCCGTTATGTGGTGCTCACGGCAGTGGCCCGCGATGATCTCGCCGATCACGGCGCCAGCCTGTTCACCAGCACCATGGCGGCGATCCGAGCCCGCAATCCGCTGATCGCCTTGGAGGTGCTCACCCCCGATTTCTGGGGGGGTGTGGCGGATCACGCTCAGGCCTTGGCGGCCCAACGGCAGCGGCTGGCCACAGTGCTTGCGGCCCAGCCGGTGTGCTTCAACCACAACCTGGAAACGGTGCAGCGTTTGCAGGGGGAGGTGCGCCGCGGTGCCACCTATGAACGATCCCTGGGTTTACTGGCGGCTGCCCGTGAGTTGGCGCCGGAGATCCCCACCAAGAGTGGTCTGATGCTCGGCCTGGGGGAAAGCCGCGAGGAGGTGATCGCCACCCTCCACGACCTCCGCAGCGTGGATTGCCAACGGATCACCCTGGGTCAGTACCTGCGCCCCTCGCTGGAGCACATTCCGGTGGCCCGCTACTGGACGCCGCAGGAGTTCGATGCGCTGGCGGATGTGGCCCGAGAGCTGGGCTTTGCCCAGGTGCGCAGTGGTCCGCTGGTGCGCAGCAGCTATCACGCCGCCGACTGA